In Pochonia chlamydosporia 170 chromosome Unknown PCv3seq00008, whole genome shotgun sequence, the following proteins share a genomic window:
- a CDS encoding NCS1 nucleoside transporter family protein (similar to Aspergillus clavatus NRRL 1 XP_001276012.1), producing MGISALVRRAQLDHGSVLINEDVRPVESARRTWTVWTFHNFWLLINCNIATFLTGSALIPLGLTWWQAIICIVIGNILATAALLLSSLAGSYYHIGFPVVSRAVWGIWGSQFTIWNRIFLSLVWYGFQSWVGGECIYMILLSWDPKFEDHVPNTIPADTGMTTAQFVSYVIFCIISLPFLWIRPHKLQPFFYFASAVTLVFFLVLLIWALATMGSSGFGSTLSNSQILPATGGPQSTAWLMLSGIMSTIGSIAAGILNQNDFARLARRPSDAMIGQAVAYPLYGTFASVVGILVVAATQHRFDGEAIWNPPTLFVRLLQNDDGAGTRAALFFAGLALVISQLGSSIPGNAIAGGIDLASTFPRYINIRRGAYVTAILSPIVNPWRLVNTATIFLTVLSSYGVFLAPMTGMMTAHYLIVSKSKMKVEDLYHASKASVYWYTSGVNWRAPLVWVVGCAPCLPGFIAAVNTSVKVTDGATELYYLNYLYGYLSSVVLYTALHWIFPSRSLDSFVAEPTSARELQKYYTERWDTESLPASLLGSVTHLPEKTEPAVQKTEYVLHN from the exons TCACGGATCAGTCCTGATT AACGAAGATGTCCGACCGGTCGAATCCGCCCGTCGCACCTGGACAGTCTGGACGTTTCACAACTTTT GGTTGCTCATCAACTGCAATATCGCTACTTTTCTCACCGGTAGCGCACTCATCCCTCTGGGTCTAACGTGGTGGCAAGCCATTATTT GCATCGTCATTGGGAacatcttggcaacagcagcgcTCTTGCTAAGCTCTCTTGCTGGCTCCTACTATCACA TTGGTTTCCCCGTCGTCAGTCGAGCAGTCTGGGGAATTTGGGGCTCCCAGTTCACAATTTGGAATCGCATATTCCTCTCCCTCG TGTGGTACGGCTTCCAATCATGGGTCGGCGGAGAATGCATCTACATGATCCTCCTCTCATGGGATCCAAAATTCGAAGACCACGTCCCCAACACCATCCCAGCAGACACGGGCATGACAACTGCCCAATTCGTCTCCTACGTTATTTTCTGCATCATCAGCTTACCCTTTCTCTGGATCCGCCCACACAAGCTCCAGCCCTTCTTCTACTTCGCCAGCGCCGTcaccttggtcttcttccttgttctcctAATCTGGGCACTCGCAACCATGGGCTCATCCGGGTTCGGTAGCACCCTCAGCAACAGCCAGATACTTCCTGCAACGGGTGGCCCCCAAAGTACCGCTTGGCTCATGCTCTCTGGCATCATGTCCACCATTGGCTCCATCGCCGCCGGAATCCTCAACCAGAATGACTTTGCTCGTCTCGCCAGACGGCCCTCCGACGCCATGATCGGCCAGGCAGTCGCGTACCCTCTATACGGCACCTTCGCATCCGTAGTTGGCATTCTTGTGGTGGCCGCTACACAGCATAGGTTCGATGGCGAGGCCATTTGGAATCCGCCCACGCTGTTTGTGcgcctgttgcaaaacgacgACGGCGCAGGCACAAGAGCGGCGCTGTTCTTTGCCGGACTGGCGTTGGTGATATCGCAACTCGGTAGCAGTATTCCGGGCAATGCGATTGCCGGCGGTATCGACTTGGCGTCGACGTTTCCCCGGTACATCAACATTCGGCGAGGCGCATACGTCACGGCGATATTGAGTCCAATCGTCAACCCATGGCGACTGGTTAACACGGCTACCATCTTCTTAACTGTCCTGTCTAGCTATGGGGTGTTTTTAGCTCCCATGACGGGAATGATGACGGCTCATTATCTGATTGTCTcaaagagcaagatgaaggTGGAGGACTTGTATCACGCGAGCAAAGCAAGTGTGTACTGGTATACATCCGGAGTCAATTGGCGGGCACCCTTGGTG TGGGTTGTCGGCTGCGCACCTTGTCTGCCCGGATTCATAGCCGCAGTCAACACTTCTGTCAAGGTGACAGACGGAGCGACCGAGCTCTACTACCTCAATTATCTGTACGGATATCTCTCGAGTGTGGTTTTGTACACTGCTCTTCATTGGATCTTTCCGTCTCGCAGTCTTGACAGTTTTGTTGCCGAGCCTACGAGCGCGAGGGAACTGCAGAAGTATTACACGGAGAGATGGGACACGGAGTCTTTGCCAGCGTCTCTTTTGGGTAGTGTTACTCATTTGCCTGAGAAGACTGAGCCTGCAGTTCAGAAGACGGAATATGTACTTCATAATTAG